In Microbacterium profundi, the DNA window ATCTTCGTCGTGGACGAATTACCGAAGTCTCTGATCGGCAAGGTGCTGCGTCGTCAGGTCAAGGAGAAGCTCGAAACTCTCACGAACGGCGGCTGACGCCGCGTCTTCACAGGCGCGGGGCGACCCGACGCGCTACCTTTAGGTAGTGACCCCTGAAGATGCAGATTTGAACGAGCCCACCGAAGAATCCCCCGCGACCCCCGGATTCGAGGAACTCGGCATCACCGGACCCGTCCTCGCCGCCATCCGCGGCCTCGGGTACGAGACCCCATCGCCCATCCAGGCGGCCACCATCCCGACGCTTCTCGGCGGCCGCGACGTCGTGGGTATGGCACAGACGGGAACGGGCAAGACGGCCGCGTTCGCGCTGCCGGTGCTGGAACGCCTCGACGTCTCGCAGAAGACGCCGCAGGCACTCGTACTGGCGCCGACCCGTGAGCTCGCGCTCCAGGTCTGTGAGGCGTTCGAGTCGTACGCAGCGAAGATGAAGGGCGTGCACGTGCTGCCCGTCTACGGCGGCCAGGGCTATGGTGTGCAGCTTTCCGCGCTGCGCCGCGGCGTGCACGTCATCGTCGGAACCCCCGGTCGTATCATGGACCACCTCGCCAAAGGCACCCTCGACCTCTCGGCGCTGAAGTACCTGGTGCTCGATGAGGCCGACGAGATGCTGAAGATGGGCTTCGCAGAGGATGTCGAGCAGATCCTTGCTCAGACGCCTGCCGAGAAGCAGGTCGCCCTGTTCTCGGCGACCATGCCGCCGCAGATCCGCCGCCTCGCCCAGAAGTACCTGCGCGATGCGGAGGAGATCACGGTCAAGTCGAAGACGGCGTCGAGCACGAACATCACGCAGCGCTACCTCGTCGTCTCGTACCAGCAGAAGGTCGACGCGCTCACGCGCATCCTCGAGGTCGAGAACTTCGACGGCATGATCGTCTTCGTCCGCACGAAGAACGAGACCGAGACCCTCGCCGAGAAGCTGCGTGCGCGTGGCTATTCCGCAGCCGCCATCAACGGCGACGTTGCACAGGTGCAGCGCGAGCGCAGCGTCAACCAGCTCAAGGACGGCAAGCTCGACATCCTCGTCGCCACCGACGTCGCCGCCCGCGGTCTGGACGTGGAGCGCATCAGCCACGTCGTCAACTACGACATCCCCACCGACACCGAGTCGTACACGCACCGCATCGGCCGCACCGGCCGCGCAGGCCGCACTGGCGATGCCATCAGCTTCATCACGCCGCGCGAGCGCTACCTGCTCAAGAGCATCGAGAAGGCAACCCGCCAGGCGCCGACGCAGATGACTCTTCCGAGCACGGACGACGTGAACACCACGCGTCTCGCGCGCTTCGACGACGGCATCACTGCAGCACTTGCAGAGACCAGCCGCATTGAGGCCTTCCGCGACATCGTCGCCCACTACGTGCGAAACCACGATGTGCCGGAGGGCGATGTCGCGGCGGCGCTGGCCGTCGTCGCGCAGGGCAAGACGCCACTGCTGCTCGACCCCGCCAACGATCCGCTCGCAAGGTCGGTCGAGGCGGACAACCGCCCGCGTCGCGACTCCGGCGACCGTGCCGAGCGAGGAACAGGACCACGTACCGAGCGACGCAGTCGCAGCGACTACGCGCCGTACCGCATCGAGGTCGGCCGTCGTCACCGGGTCGAGCCGCGACAGATCGTCGGTGCGCTGGCCAATGAGGGCGGCCTCGGCCGCGATGACTTCGGGGGGATCAAGATCAACCCGGATTTCTCGATCGTCGAGCTGCCCGCGAACCTCAGCCCTTCGGTTCTCGACAAGCTCAAGGACACCCGCATCTCCGGTCGTCTGATCGAGATCAAGGCCGACCGCGGAGCCCCCGGGCGACGCAGCGGTGGCGACGGCGGAGCCCGAGGCGGCTACGAGCGCCGCGACCGCCCCTCGTACAGCGACCGTCCGGCTCGTGACGACAGGCCCGCCCGGAAGCCGCGTCACAAGGACTGAG includes these proteins:
- a CDS encoding DEAD/DEAH box helicase, which translates into the protein MNEPTEESPATPGFEELGITGPVLAAIRGLGYETPSPIQAATIPTLLGGRDVVGMAQTGTGKTAAFALPVLERLDVSQKTPQALVLAPTRELALQVCEAFESYAAKMKGVHVLPVYGGQGYGVQLSALRRGVHVIVGTPGRIMDHLAKGTLDLSALKYLVLDEADEMLKMGFAEDVEQILAQTPAEKQVALFSATMPPQIRRLAQKYLRDAEEITVKSKTASSTNITQRYLVVSYQQKVDALTRILEVENFDGMIVFVRTKNETETLAEKLRARGYSAAAINGDVAQVQRERSVNQLKDGKLDILVATDVAARGLDVERISHVVNYDIPTDTESYTHRIGRTGRAGRTGDAISFITPRERYLLKSIEKATRQAPTQMTLPSTDDVNTTRLARFDDGITAALAETSRIEAFRDIVAHYVRNHDVPEGDVAAALAVVAQGKTPLLLDPANDPLARSVEADNRPRRDSGDRAERGTGPRTERRSRSDYAPYRIEVGRRHRVEPRQIVGALANEGGLGRDDFGGIKINPDFSIVELPANLSPSVLDKLKDTRISGRLIEIKADRGAPGRRSGGDGGARGGYERRDRPSYSDRPARDDRPARKPRHKD